In a single window of the Burkholderia pyrrocinia genome:
- a CDS encoding response regulator — protein sequence MPIRILLIEDDVHLSALIADYLRKHQYAVDTLFDGTDAVSTIVASGPDLVLLDINLPGKDGFEICREARTHYDGIVIMLTARDEKFDELLGLEFGADDFLHKPIEPRILLARIKAQLRRLRMRPDGCAPESPQRFAFGKFSIDRTDRKVHLPDGSTPRLTSTEFDLLWALACRAGEVVGREDLTLLLRRIAFDGLDRSIDCHISKLRRKLCDDALEPKRIKTIRGKGYLFSKHAWE from the coding sequence ATGCCCATCCGAATCCTGCTGATCGAAGACGACGTCCATTTGTCCGCGCTGATCGCGGACTATCTGCGCAAGCATCAGTACGCGGTGGACACGCTGTTCGACGGCACCGACGCCGTATCGACGATCGTCGCGAGTGGCCCCGATCTGGTACTGCTCGACATCAACCTGCCGGGCAAGGACGGCTTCGAGATTTGCCGCGAGGCACGCACGCACTATGACGGCATCGTCATCATGTTGACGGCACGCGACGAAAAGTTCGACGAGTTGCTCGGCCTGGAGTTCGGCGCAGACGACTTTCTCCATAAGCCGATCGAGCCACGCATTCTGCTCGCGCGGATCAAGGCGCAACTTCGACGGCTGCGAATGCGTCCGGACGGCTGCGCGCCCGAATCGCCCCAGCGATTCGCGTTCGGCAAGTTCTCGATCGACCGGACGGATCGCAAGGTTCACCTTCCCGACGGCAGCACGCCTCGCCTTACCTCGACCGAATTCGACCTGCTGTGGGCCCTTGCCTGCCGCGCCGGCGAGGTGGTCGGCCGGGAAGACCTGACGCTGCTGTTACGCCGCATCGCGTTCGACGGCCTCGATCGCTCGATCGACTGTCACATCTCGAAGCTGCGCCGCAAGCTGTGCGATGACGCGCTCGAACCGAAGCGAATCAAAACGATCCGCGGCAAGGGTTATCTGTTCAGCAAACACGCGTGGGAATAA
- a CDS encoding polysaccharide deacetylase family protein, giving the protein MESYARSVPVVMYHHVSPSPGELSITPEHFESQMHWLASNGYVTLTADEFACFLHGAPMPEKSILLTFDDGYLDNYVHAHPCLARYGFNAIMFLVTGRVHDGPTRSFPGRAGSAERSHAECERLVLIGQADDVTVRWSEIDVMRAAGTFEFHSHTHYHLRWDRYCTDPDEKIHHIRTDIETSRRILTEKMGVASKHLCWPEGYYDKDHIDAARTAGFEYLYTTRNTRRNVPGSDPYRIHRMADNGKNGAWLAREVQQYQQPQWGGAYYWFKRLISANKMSG; this is encoded by the coding sequence ATGGAATCGTACGCTCGCTCGGTGCCAGTCGTGATGTATCACCACGTTTCACCTTCGCCCGGGGAGCTCAGCATCACCCCGGAGCACTTCGAATCGCAGATGCATTGGCTGGCGAGTAACGGATACGTCACGTTAACGGCGGACGAATTCGCGTGCTTTCTGCACGGCGCGCCAATGCCGGAGAAGTCGATTCTGCTGACGTTCGACGACGGTTATCTGGACAACTATGTTCATGCTCATCCGTGTCTTGCGCGCTACGGTTTCAACGCGATCATGTTTCTTGTAACCGGTCGCGTCCACGACGGTCCCACCCGATCCTTTCCTGGTCGTGCCGGCAGCGCGGAACGTTCGCACGCGGAATGCGAACGCCTCGTTCTGATCGGGCAAGCCGACGATGTAACCGTACGCTGGAGTGAGATCGACGTCATGCGCGCGGCCGGCACTTTCGAATTCCACAGTCACACGCACTACCACCTGCGTTGGGATCGTTATTGCACTGATCCGGACGAAAAAATTCATCACATCCGCACGGACATCGAGACGTCAAGGCGGATTCTGACCGAAAAAATGGGCGTGGCATCAAAGCATTTGTGCTGGCCGGAAGGCTATTACGACAAGGACCATATCGACGCGGCCCGAACTGCCGGGTTCGAGTACCTCTACACGACACGCAACACTCGACGCAACGTTCCGGGTAGCGACCCGTACCGGATCCATCGCATGGCGGATAACGGCAAGAACGGAGCGTGGCTGGCGCGAGAGGTGCAGCAATACCAGCAACCGCAGTGGGGTGGGGCGTACTACTGGTTCAAGCGATTGATAAGCGCTAACAAAATGAGTGGCTGA
- a CDS encoding winged helix-turn-helix domain-containing protein, producing the protein MYTFGRVTVSLECREVCVDGQPRYIGARAFEILELLVKAAGRLVSKDEIMQVVWPNTIVVENNIQVHISTLRKLFGGKHGWIRTESGRGYRLAPPADLAYADRQPDGVEPARGARTGTAPRKCPLIGREQEVAELHALLEREALVTLVGPGGVGKTHLALEVATACSTVRGIEMVRIDLAGWQGGATLESAVLDALDLPGGPDAGPADVVRAIAGQRVMLVLDNAEQHVDELADLCEAIAEANAGAILVVTSREPLRVAGERVYRVGPLPVPPAGADDGEIVACGAVRMFLARARAMGTDIPADAKTLDAIATICRRLSGLPLALELGAARVALLGIQGLAADLDTSVLSLSGGLRTAHPRQQTLRATIEWSYRLLGDAERTVLCRLAVFPDAFRLDAACALAACDELGAARVLDCLVSLASKSLLVVHSVGLSKRYSLLEVVRAYALEKLAESGEAGRVHARCASFVGEARAETPAPAASAQPLLAAGSWA; encoded by the coding sequence ATGTACACGTTCGGGCGGGTGACGGTTTCCCTTGAATGCCGTGAAGTCTGCGTCGACGGGCAGCCCCGGTATATCGGCGCCCGGGCATTCGAGATTCTCGAACTGCTGGTGAAGGCGGCCGGCAGGCTCGTGTCGAAGGACGAGATCATGCAAGTGGTGTGGCCGAACACGATCGTGGTCGAGAACAACATCCAGGTGCACATCTCGACGCTGCGCAAGCTGTTCGGCGGCAAACACGGGTGGATACGGACCGAATCGGGTCGCGGCTATCGGCTCGCGCCGCCGGCCGACCTGGCTTATGCCGACCGCCAGCCGGACGGGGTCGAGCCGGCGCGCGGCGCCCGCACGGGCACCGCGCCGCGCAAATGTCCGCTGATCGGCCGCGAGCAGGAAGTGGCCGAGCTGCACGCGCTGCTCGAGCGCGAGGCGCTCGTCACGCTGGTCGGCCCCGGCGGCGTCGGCAAGACGCATCTCGCGCTGGAGGTCGCGACGGCCTGTTCGACGGTGCGCGGCATCGAGATGGTCCGGATCGATCTCGCCGGCTGGCAGGGCGGCGCGACGCTGGAGTCCGCGGTGCTGGACGCGCTCGACCTGCCGGGCGGCCCGGACGCGGGGCCGGCGGATGTCGTGCGCGCGATCGCCGGGCAGCGCGTCATGCTGGTGCTCGATAACGCCGAGCAGCATGTCGACGAGCTGGCGGACCTCTGCGAAGCGATCGCGGAGGCGAATGCCGGCGCGATACTCGTCGTGACCAGCCGCGAACCGCTGCGTGTCGCCGGCGAGCGCGTCTATCGCGTCGGGCCGCTGCCCGTGCCGCCAGCCGGCGCGGACGACGGCGAGATCGTCGCGTGCGGCGCCGTCCGCATGTTTCTGGCCCGGGCTCGCGCGATGGGCACCGACATTCCCGCGGATGCGAAGACGCTGGACGCGATCGCGACCATCTGCCGCCGCCTGAGCGGCCTGCCGCTCGCGCTCGAGCTCGGCGCGGCCCGCGTCGCGCTGCTCGGGATCCAGGGGCTGGCAGCCGATCTCGACACGTCCGTGCTGTCGTTGTCCGGCGGTCTGCGTACGGCCCATCCGCGCCAGCAGACCCTCAGGGCCACCATCGAATGGAGCTATCGGCTGCTCGGCGATGCGGAGCGCACCGTGCTGTGCCGCCTCGCGGTGTTTCCGGATGCGTTCCGGCTCGACGCGGCGTGCGCGCTGGCGGCCTGCGACGAACTGGGCGCCGCCCGGGTGCTCGACTGCCTGGTCAGCCTTGCATCGAAATCGCTGCTGGTCGTCCATTCGGTCGGACTCTCGAAGCGTTATTCGCTGCTCGAGGTCGTGCGCGCGTATGCGCTCGAGAAGCTGGCGGAGTCGGGCGAAGCCGGCCGCGTCCATGCCCGGTGTGCGTCGTTCGTCGGCGAGGCGCGCGCGGAGACGCCGGCGCCGGCAGCGTCCGCGCAACCGCTGCTGGCGGCAGGGTCGTGGGCATGA
- a CDS encoding response regulator transcription factor, producing the protein MREAIAPADAAHATSRCSGLTKFSGSHFMAIVCIIDDDASVRKSLASLLKSAGHTALLFASGEEFLAAGPVDDAACVLVDLKMKGMSGLDVQRLLVQRKATLPFIFMSAHGDDESVRRALAQGAVAFLRKPFPSDDMLNLIDQVASGAPPA; encoded by the coding sequence TTGCGCGAGGCGATTGCGCCTGCCGATGCGGCGCACGCTACGTCGCGATGTTCTGGATTGACAAAATTTTCAGGTTCTCATTTCATGGCCATTGTTTGCATCATCGATGACGATGCGTCGGTCCGTAAGAGTCTCGCCAGCCTGCTGAAATCGGCTGGCCATACCGCATTGCTGTTCGCGTCGGGCGAGGAATTCCTTGCGGCCGGCCCGGTGGACGATGCGGCGTGCGTGCTGGTCGATCTGAAGATGAAGGGAATGAGCGGTCTCGATGTCCAGCGTCTGCTGGTTCAGCGCAAGGCGACGCTTCCGTTCATCTTCATGTCGGCGCACGGCGACGACGAGTCGGTCCGCCGCGCGCTTGCGCAGGGCGCGGTCGCGTTCCTGCGCAAGCCGTTTCCGTCGGACGATATGCTCAATCTGATCGATCAGGTCGCATCCGGCGCGCCGCCTGCGTGA
- a CDS encoding response regulator transcription factor, translated as MASTPDMTSIGNRGAGDSAPIVYVVDDDETLRRVLSSLLRSAGWRVETFASSRAFLAFERPAVPSCLILDVRLADESGLALQEEAVRAGLNVPILFMTGYGDVATTVKAMKGGALDFLTKPFDDATMLDAVGRALARDGERLARDRALDAVRGAYASLTPREREVMSQVVAGLMNKQIAANLGLQEITVKVHRAQVMKKMQVRTLPDLVRQAEALGVGPAGARD; from the coding sequence ATGGCGAGCACGCCGGATATGACGTCGATCGGCAACCGGGGCGCGGGCGACTCCGCGCCGATCGTCTATGTGGTCGACGACGACGAAACGCTGCGGCGCGTGTTGAGCTCGCTGTTGCGTTCGGCGGGATGGCGCGTCGAGACGTTCGCGTCGTCGCGGGCGTTTCTCGCGTTCGAGCGGCCCGCCGTACCGAGCTGCCTGATCCTCGACGTGCGTCTTGCCGACGAGAGCGGGCTGGCCCTTCAGGAGGAAGCGGTGCGTGCGGGCCTGAACGTGCCGATCCTGTTCATGACGGGTTACGGCGACGTGGCCACGACGGTCAAGGCGATGAAGGGCGGCGCGCTCGACTTCCTGACGAAGCCGTTCGACGACGCAACGATGCTCGATGCCGTCGGCCGTGCACTGGCCCGCGACGGCGAGCGCCTCGCGCGCGACCGTGCGCTGGACGCGGTGCGCGGGGCATATGCGTCGTTGACGCCGCGCGAACGCGAAGTGATGAGCCAGGTGGTCGCGGGCCTGATGAACAAGCAGATCGCAGCGAATCTCGGCCTGCAGGAAATCACGGTGAAGGTGCATCGGGCCCAGGTGATGAAGAAGATGCAGGTCCGCACGCTGCCGGATCTCGTGCGGCAAGCCGAAGCGCTGGGCGTGGGCCCGGCCGGCGCGCGCGACTGA
- a CDS encoding DUF3303 domain-containing protein: MKFMMTFHWAPDTQQRADAIERFQRTGGLPPDGVRLVGRWTRADLSAGFDLLETDDMKKLTEFAYQWSDLMELDIAPVLDDAELGEVLGRVMK, translated from the coding sequence ATGAAATTCATGATGACCTTCCACTGGGCACCGGATACCCAGCAGCGCGCCGACGCCATCGAGCGCTTTCAGCGAACCGGCGGGCTCCCGCCCGACGGCGTCCGGTTGGTGGGCCGGTGGACGCGAGCCGATCTGAGCGCAGGGTTCGATCTGCTCGAAACAGATGATATGAAGAAACTCACCGAGTTCGCCTATCAGTGGAGCGACCTGATGGAGCTGGACATCGCCCCGGTGCTTGACGACGCCGAGTTGGGCGAGGTGCTGGGGCGCGTAATGAAATAG
- a CDS encoding efflux transporter outer membrane subunit, with the protein MTRIAALLAAGLLSACTIAPQPLAPVAVGSDRFRHADAPGESASSLVEWPASFGDPPLVALVDAALAGNHDIRAAAARVDQAQALLGVREAALAPTVGVDPSFSRSRVSGTVDNALPKRTMHNWSVPFNASYEVDLWGRLRGDAEIGRQNVLQADADRAAVRLRVATDVASDYLTLHFVEQDLATLARAIELRRTALDVIAARVRAGAASDLDALRAAADLDTARADLADSRRLRENLVDALAVLTGVSPTAFTVAPTASAMRVPEVPPGLPSALLAQRPDVYAAARRVDAASLEIGVARTAWLPTLTLTAQGGFASRDLRTFLDRNSSLWGLGASVAETVFDGGKREAAVAAATAGAALADANYRATALGALREVQDALNDIAAQKERIVRYDSAARATEAAARLSLSRYGHGYVSYLEVIDADRDALTAQRQLIHSRQALAIATVNLVRALGGGWTPPAAKPANVANREDRF; encoded by the coding sequence ATGACCCGCATCGCCGCCCTGCTCGCCGCCGGCCTGCTGAGCGCATGCACGATCGCGCCGCAGCCGCTCGCCCCCGTCGCGGTCGGATCCGACCGGTTCCGCCATGCGGATGCGCCCGGCGAATCCGCATCGTCGCTCGTCGAATGGCCCGCATCGTTCGGCGATCCGCCGCTCGTCGCACTCGTCGATGCCGCGCTCGCCGGCAACCACGACATCCGCGCCGCCGCGGCGCGCGTCGACCAGGCGCAGGCGCTGCTCGGCGTGCGCGAAGCCGCGCTGGCGCCCACCGTCGGCGTCGATCCGTCGTTCAGCCGCTCGCGCGTATCCGGCACGGTCGACAACGCATTACCGAAACGCACGATGCACAACTGGTCGGTGCCGTTCAACGCCAGCTATGAAGTCGATCTGTGGGGGCGCCTGCGCGGCGATGCGGAGATCGGCAGGCAGAACGTGCTGCAGGCAGACGCGGATCGCGCGGCCGTCCGCCTGCGCGTCGCGACCGACGTCGCGAGCGACTACCTGACGCTCCATTTCGTCGAGCAGGATCTCGCGACGCTCGCCCGCGCGATCGAGCTGCGACGCACCGCACTCGATGTGATCGCCGCGCGCGTGCGGGCCGGCGCGGCGAGCGACCTCGACGCGCTGCGCGCGGCGGCCGATCTCGATACGGCTCGCGCCGATCTCGCGGACAGCCGGCGGCTGCGCGAAAACCTCGTCGACGCGCTCGCCGTGCTGACCGGTGTCTCGCCGACTGCATTCACGGTCGCGCCGACGGCCTCCGCCATGCGCGTGCCGGAGGTGCCGCCCGGCCTGCCGTCCGCGCTGCTCGCGCAACGGCCGGACGTCTATGCGGCGGCGCGCCGTGTCGACGCGGCGTCGCTCGAAATCGGCGTCGCCCGCACCGCGTGGCTTCCGACCTTGACGCTGACCGCCCAGGGCGGATTCGCCAGCCGCGACCTCCGCACGTTTCTCGATCGCAACAGTTCGCTGTGGGGCCTCGGCGCGAGCGTGGCCGAAACGGTGTTCGACGGCGGCAAGCGCGAGGCCGCGGTGGCCGCCGCGACGGCCGGCGCGGCACTCGCCGACGCGAACTATCGCGCGACCGCGCTGGGTGCGCTGCGCGAGGTTCAGGACGCACTCAACGACATCGCCGCGCAGAAGGAGCGGATCGTGCGCTACGACAGCGCGGCGCGCGCCACCGAAGCAGCGGCGCGGTTGTCGCTGAGCCGTTACGGGCACGGCTACGTCAGCTATCTCGAGGTCATCGACGCGGACCGGGACGCACTGACTGCGCAACGCCAGCTGATTCATAGCCGCCAGGCACTCGCCATCGCGACGGTCAATCTCGTGCGCGCGCTGGGCGGCGGATGGACGCCGCCTGCAGCGAAACCGGCGAACGTCGCGAATCGCGAAGACCGGTTCTGA
- a CDS encoding HlyD family secretion protein produces the protein MTTNLPDTPPTATARSRKWPVILIAGCALLLVALLVYEFDAHDRGTDDAYVTGHLHVISPRVAGTVERVLVDDNQFVHAGDPLVRLDPRDFDVRVALQRARVAQAHSDASRAKALVEQADATLVSAHADAEKAELDYARARELTRETPRGLSQQEFDAANAARKSARARIEAAEAQQRSAQAARQAADAVSNQNDAELRDAELQRQYTTVVAPSDGHVGKKTVETGEHVAPGQALLTVVEPHPWVVANFRETQLRHVRTGDVVQLRFDALPDRTFSGHVDSLSPATGGQFALLPPDNATGNFTKVTQRVPVKILLDGPASTEPRIRPGLSVIVSLQRGRTQP, from the coding sequence GTGACCACGAACTTGCCGGACACGCCGCCCACTGCCACCGCGCGGTCGCGCAAGTGGCCGGTCATCCTGATCGCCGGATGCGCGCTGTTGCTCGTCGCGCTGCTGGTCTACGAATTCGACGCGCATGACCGCGGCACCGACGACGCGTACGTGACGGGCCACCTGCACGTGATCTCGCCGCGCGTGGCCGGCACGGTCGAGCGCGTGCTGGTGGACGACAACCAGTTCGTGCACGCGGGCGACCCGCTCGTGCGGCTCGACCCGCGCGATTTCGACGTGCGCGTCGCGTTGCAGCGGGCCCGCGTTGCGCAAGCGCACTCCGATGCGAGCCGCGCGAAGGCGCTGGTCGAGCAAGCCGACGCAACGCTCGTGTCGGCGCACGCGGACGCCGAAAAGGCCGAGCTCGACTACGCACGGGCACGCGAACTGACCCGCGAAACGCCGCGCGGATTGTCGCAGCAGGAATTCGACGCCGCCAACGCGGCACGCAAGTCCGCCCGCGCGCGCATCGAGGCGGCCGAAGCGCAGCAGCGCAGCGCGCAGGCCGCGCGGCAGGCTGCCGATGCCGTGTCGAACCAGAACGACGCCGAGTTGCGCGATGCGGAGCTGCAGCGCCAGTACACGACCGTCGTGGCGCCGTCGGACGGCCACGTCGGCAAGAAGACCGTCGAGACCGGCGAGCATGTCGCACCCGGCCAGGCGCTGCTCACGGTCGTCGAACCGCACCCGTGGGTGGTGGCGAACTTCCGCGAAACCCAGCTCCGGCACGTCCGCACCGGCGACGTCGTGCAGTTGCGCTTCGACGCGCTGCCGGACCGGACCTTCAGCGGACACGTCGACAGCCTGTCGCCCGCGACGGGCGGGCAATTTGCGCTGCTGCCGCCCGACAACGCGACCGGCAACTTCACGAAGGTCACGCAGCGGGTGCCCGTCAAGATCCTGCTGGACGGCCCGGCCTCGACCGAACCGCGCATTCGGCCCGGCCTGTCGGTCATCGTCTCGCTGCAGCGCGGCCGCACGCAGCCATGA
- a CDS encoding MFS transporter, which produces MNTTFAPGGATPGPAAAPASDIPTFRSIAAIAAVLLGAIIATLTSRITSLGLADVRGALGVGFDEGAWINTAFIASQMFVGPLAIAAAFVFGTRRVLLAGAAVFLVVESVLPLCTNFGTFIVFQSVAGFASGVFVPLTVGFVVRTLPPRLIPFGIAAYAMNLEMSLNLSATLEGWYSEHLSWRWLFWQNALLTVPFIVCLMLSLSTEPIKRFASGIDTRGMLLGAGGFSCLCIALDQGERLFWFQSPLIVALLCIGIVMVAAFLIHELASRRAGLDLGYLALPNVALLILLVGLVRFTVLNTSFIPSAFLASTYGLRPLQIGDTLRWIAMPQLLFAPCVAWLLQRVDPRRLIVAGFAMVAVAFALGAQLTPVWAEPDFIPSQLLQALGQTMALTSVIFFFGKHVTAEHALTFGAVVQTTRLLSGQLGTTSIAVIQRIMEATHSNLVGLHVTLSDPQTLERLRAGAASLVSHGATFATGDQAAYALLDRAVRIQATTLALADNFRVAMAFAVAGVLIGMLLRPARAP; this is translated from the coding sequence ATGAACACCACGTTCGCCCCCGGTGGCGCGACACCGGGGCCGGCCGCAGCGCCGGCCTCCGACATTCCGACGTTTCGTTCGATCGCCGCGATCGCGGCCGTGCTGCTCGGCGCGATCATCGCGACACTGACGTCGCGCATCACGTCGCTCGGGCTGGCCGACGTGCGCGGCGCGCTCGGCGTCGGGTTCGACGAGGGCGCGTGGATCAACACCGCGTTCATCGCGTCGCAGATGTTCGTCGGGCCGCTCGCGATCGCGGCGGCCTTCGTGTTCGGCACGCGCCGCGTGCTGCTGGCGGGCGCCGCGGTCTTCCTGGTCGTCGAGAGCGTGCTGCCGCTGTGCACGAACTTCGGCACGTTCATCGTGTTCCAGAGCGTGGCCGGTTTCGCGTCCGGCGTGTTCGTGCCGCTGACCGTCGGGTTCGTCGTCCGCACGCTGCCGCCGCGGCTGATTCCGTTCGGCATCGCCGCGTATGCGATGAACCTCGAGATGTCGCTCAACCTGTCGGCGACGCTCGAAGGGTGGTACAGCGAACACCTGAGCTGGCGCTGGCTGTTCTGGCAGAACGCACTGCTGACCGTGCCGTTCATCGTCTGCCTGATGCTGTCGCTGTCCACCGAACCGATCAAGCGCTTCGCGTCCGGCATCGACACGCGCGGCATGCTGCTCGGCGCCGGCGGGTTCTCGTGCCTGTGCATTGCGCTCGATCAGGGCGAACGGCTGTTCTGGTTCCAGTCGCCGCTGATCGTCGCGCTGCTGTGCATCGGCATCGTGATGGTGGCCGCGTTCCTGATCCACGAACTGGCGTCGCGACGCGCCGGGCTCGATCTCGGCTACCTCGCGCTGCCCAACGTCGCGTTGCTGATCCTGCTCGTCGGCCTCGTGCGCTTTACCGTGCTCAACACGAGCTTCATTCCGTCGGCGTTTCTCGCGAGCACCTACGGGCTGCGCCCGCTGCAGATCGGCGATACGCTGCGCTGGATCGCGATGCCGCAACTGCTGTTCGCGCCGTGCGTGGCATGGCTGCTGCAACGCGTCGATCCGCGCCGGCTGATCGTGGCCGGCTTCGCGATGGTGGCGGTCGCGTTCGCGCTCGGCGCGCAACTCACTCCGGTCTGGGCCGAACCCGACTTCATCCCGTCGCAATTGCTCCAGGCGCTGGGGCAGACGATGGCGCTCACGTCGGTCATCTTCTTTTTCGGCAAGCACGTGACGGCCGAGCACGCGCTGACGTTCGGCGCCGTCGTGCAGACGACGCGCCTGCTGAGCGGGCAGCTCGGCACGACGTCGATCGCGGTGATCCAGCGCATCATGGAGGCTACCCATTCGAATCTCGTCGGTCTGCATGTCACGCTGTCGGATCCGCAAACGCTGGAGCGCTTGCGGGCCGGCGCGGCGTCGCTCGTGTCGCACGGCGCGACCTTCGCGACGGGCGACCAGGCGGCTTATGCGCTGCTCGACCGGGCGGTTCGCATCCAGGCGACCACGCTCGCGCTGGCCGACAATTTCCGGGTCGCGATGGCTTTCGCGGTCGCGGGGGTGTTGATCGGCATGCTGCTCAGGCCGGCGCGTGCGCCGTGA
- a CDS encoding alpha/beta fold hydrolase, giving the protein MNTITTQDGTQIYFKDWGSGRPVVFSHGWPLCADAWDPQMLFLVQHGYRVIAHDRRGHGRSSQPSHGNDMDTYADDLAALMNALDLREATLVGHSTGGGEVAHYIGRHGTKRVSKAVLIGAVPPQMVKSPSNPGGLPMDVFDGIRKNVAENRSQFYKDLAVPFFGFNRPDAKVSQGTIDAFWAQGMMGGVYGQYQCVKEFSEVDYTEDLKKIDVPTLILHGDDDQIVPIDDSARLSAKIVKHAQLKVIPGGAHGMCVVNADRINAELLAFLKA; this is encoded by the coding sequence ATGAATACGATCACCACCCAAGACGGTACGCAGATTTACTTCAAGGACTGGGGCAGCGGCCGCCCCGTCGTGTTCTCGCACGGCTGGCCGCTGTGCGCCGATGCGTGGGACCCGCAGATGCTGTTCCTCGTGCAGCACGGCTACCGCGTGATCGCGCACGACCGCCGCGGTCACGGCCGCTCGAGCCAGCCGTCGCACGGCAACGACATGGACACGTATGCCGACGACCTCGCGGCGCTGATGAATGCGCTCGACCTGCGCGAAGCCACGCTCGTCGGCCATTCCACCGGCGGCGGCGAAGTCGCGCACTACATCGGGCGCCACGGCACGAAGCGCGTGTCGAAGGCCGTGCTGATCGGCGCCGTGCCGCCGCAGATGGTGAAATCGCCGTCCAATCCCGGCGGCCTGCCGATGGACGTATTCGACGGGATCCGCAAGAACGTCGCCGAGAACCGTTCGCAGTTCTACAAGGACCTCGCCGTGCCGTTCTTCGGCTTCAACCGTCCGGATGCCAAGGTGTCGCAGGGCACGATCGACGCGTTCTGGGCGCAGGGCATGATGGGCGGCGTCTATGGCCAGTATCAGTGCGTCAAGGAATTCTCCGAGGTCGACTACACCGAGGACCTGAAGAAGATCGACGTCCCGACGCTGATCCTGCACGGCGACGACGACCAGATCGTGCCGATCGACGATTCGGCCCGCCTGTCCGCAAAAATCGTGAAGCACGCGCAACTCAAGGTGATCCCCGGCGGAGCGCACGGGATGTGCGTCGTCAATGCCGACCGGATCAATGCCGAACTGCTCGCGTTCCTGAAGGCGTAA
- a CDS encoding DUF3331 domain-containing protein, with amino-acid sequence MDEFNRWEHVMTLLDPSPAASRCALSHLRDPDPARRRHRDDAWPASSGGVRRRCAIVAAERQTDSSVLISWSDPTRCRYDEQRWISAKSRALGRCALTGITIHTGDAIYKPQWRGAKRPANYREVILASELERFIVRLSRS; translated from the coding sequence ATGGACGAATTCAATCGCTGGGAGCACGTGATGACGCTGCTCGACCCGTCGCCGGCCGCGAGCCGCTGTGCACTGTCGCATCTTCGCGACCCTGACCCCGCGCGCCGTCGCCATCGCGACGATGCGTGGCCCGCGTCGAGCGGTGGCGTGCGCCGCCGGTGCGCGATCGTCGCCGCCGAGCGGCAGACCGATTCGTCGGTGTTGATCTCGTGGAGCGATCCGACGCGCTGCCGGTACGACGAGCAGCGCTGGATCAGCGCAAAGTCCCGCGCCCTCGGGCGCTGCGCGCTGACCGGCATCACGATTCATACCGGCGATGCGATCTACAAGCCGCAATGGCGCGGCGCGAAGCGCCCCGCGAATTACCGGGAGGTGATCCTCGCGTCCGAACTGGAGCGGTTCATCGTCAGGCTGTCCCGTTCATGA
- a CDS encoding alpha/beta fold hydrolase yields the protein MSTFTTRDGVSIHYKDWGAGRPVVFIHGWPLNADMWDVQMHHLASNGFRCIAYDRRGFGRSGQPWTGYDYDTLADDLATLIETLGLRDVTLVGFSMGGGEVARYIGRHGTRHIAKAVLMGSVTPLVARRDDHPDGVDVAVFDGIRAGIVADRAAFFEQFWPLFTGSNRAASAISRAALDWTSFMALQAGLKGTLDCVGAFSETDFRADLDKFDVPTLVIHGGDDQTVPLALTGAATAKRVPHATLSVYEGGPHALYLTHAQRLNDELLAFARA from the coding sequence ATGAGCACGTTCACGACACGCGACGGCGTTTCGATTCACTACAAGGACTGGGGAGCGGGGCGCCCGGTCGTGTTCATTCATGGCTGGCCGTTGAATGCCGACATGTGGGACGTCCAGATGCATCATCTCGCGTCGAACGGTTTTCGCTGCATCGCCTACGATCGGCGCGGCTTCGGCCGGTCCGGCCAGCCGTGGACGGGCTACGACTACGACACGCTGGCGGACGATCTCGCGACGCTGATCGAGACGCTCGGGCTGCGCGACGTGACGCTCGTCGGCTTTTCGATGGGCGGCGGCGAAGTGGCCCGCTACATCGGCCGGCATGGCACGCGACACATCGCGAAGGCCGTCCTGATGGGGTCGGTGACGCCGCTGGTCGCGCGGCGCGACGACCATCCGGACGGCGTCGACGTGGCCGTATTCGACGGTATCCGCGCGGGCATCGTGGCCGACCGCGCGGCATTCTTCGAGCAATTCTGGCCGCTGTTCACCGGTTCGAACCGGGCCGCTTCGGCGATCTCGCGCGCTGCGCTCGACTGGACGTCCTTCATGGCGCTGCAGGCCGGATTGAAGGGCACGCTCGATTGCGTCGGCGCGTTTTCCGAAACCGATTTCAGGGCGGATCTCGACAAGTTCGACGTGCCGACGCTCGTGATTCACGGCGGCGACGACCAGACCGTGCCGCTCGCGCTCACGGGCGCTGCCACGGCGAAGCGCGTGCCGCACGCGACGCTGAGCGTCTACGAGGGCGGGCCGCATGCGTTGTATCTGACGCACGCGCAACGATTGAACGACGAGCTGCTGGCCTTCGCCCGCGCATGA